The following coding sequences lie in one Ostrinia nubilalis chromosome 2, ilOstNubi1.1, whole genome shotgun sequence genomic window:
- the LOC135080428 gene encoding leucine-rich repeat protein SHOC-2 isoform X1 — MRPPTDYDGSDRMPAEANEVDPQAPARLICARLAGHAVIRVVGRCEDAQENSQLDLSECQLMQVPDAVYHLMRHTELKSCDLSGNVITKIPPKFAVKFSLITDLNLSNNQMARLPDELCTLACLQRLDISHNTFVALPGIACQCPSLHTLLAHHNQIIEVDVDRLARSRALEYVDLSDNPIPPRMHDELKQLSRPSVTVSERQKEDWEEDLLL; from the exons ATGAGGCCCCCCACGGACTATGATGGTAGTGACAGGATGCCCGCTGAGGCGAATGAGGTGGACCCTCAGGCTCCGGCGAGGCTGATCTGTGCGCGGCTGGCGGGACACGCCGTCATCAGGGTGGTTGGAAGATGCGAGGATGCACAGGAGAACAGTCAACTCG ACTTGTCCGAGTGTCAGCTAATGCAAGTACCCGATGCTGTGTACCACCTCATGCGTCACACGGAGCTCAAGAGCTGTGATCTCAGTGGCAACGTTATTACTAAGATACCTCCTAAGTTTGCAGTCAAATTTAGTTTAATTACAG ATCTAAACCTGTCAAATAATCAAATGGCGCGGCTGCCGGacgagctgtgcaccttggcaTGCCTGCAACGGCTCGACATATCGCACAACACATTCGTGGCGCTGCCCGGAATCGCCTGCCAGTGTCCTAGTCTTCACACGTTGTTGGCTCACCACAACCAGATTATTG aGGTCGATGTCGATCGGTTAGCAAGGTCGCGAGCCCTCGAGTATGTGGATCTCAGTGACAACCCCATCCCGCCTCGGATGCACGACGAACTCAAGCAGCTGTCGCGGCCATCCGTCACCGTCTCGGAAAGACAAAAGGAGGATTGGGAAGAAGACCTTTTGTTATAA
- the LOC135078277 gene encoding PDZ domain-containing protein 8, whose product MIQRTLISQNHLQEILNELSRGAGCTPEGALNAMLQFIFQQSTADTRWLRRRMATELAELLAKTSSGKIFESLTLRSLEVGSEFPIITNMRLLSGELEDDGARLRSLDLRFDLAYDGNFRIDVDAVMLLGKIANISITVESISGTVRVMFRRTPYTHWALAFESPPKLELRVRGRFQGRQLKPRLASLVAAHIRRAVAQRHTLPNYKIRYKPFFPKSEPGSTEGEDGPTPNGRLTVRLVEVTRLQWPGQVGTVRAALAVDSHGWVSLRRGVLVLDIVLPAVAGPLGLVCCQGVGVVLVDTVVPMSPAYRADLRRDDVVLAIDNKPINNVAQLPRSGRMLVDIVVPMSPAYRADLRRDDVVLAIDNKPINNVAQVGKLLRCVERRAVTVRVRRGGTNGNACRDDTAPEPRRVRPNFTFRRVSEVMEGVRLQGMRAAASRSNLQDPDQSPAKSPEPPIETEPQAKPKTDPAKPPKSTEQTPGNFGLRKRRCSVENKSSDSSAGSTPPASGASTPLRQVTAVNKTVKHPEIPIIRTDSSECKVTEKGDVLDDEEQIFETGGPRQCEHVEICQMFWTKSIPLKPIIPFDEETEFKLNENHKYLNINVWATVTGEKDEILLGYLNIPLAALLAECQDSTVPHHMKRYQFLPPDVDIKFSKSHKLSSHAGFEPCLCFGDALVWWEWEGEQGILFPHSKSHKLSSHAGFEPCLCFDDALVCKSHKLSSHAGFEPCLCFGDALVWWEWEGELRGGGGARTRAPRDAPPAPPQPTRAAHDFVRTHFHRSTQCDFCNKKIWLKDAMQCRNCGLCCHKKCVAKCQESSPCIPKQDRDKSTSLNCPPPELIMTEADSIADPDSDDEPERKDSLDVHEEGGGAMSALVAGLRRAGSAHSLSAPKTCSSSRSLPPSPSHTPSPCNAKEAVSRAGGQPVRRVRGDVAGEGRRECHAAAGAAQRVAARRAAGGRAGLRA is encoded by the exons ATGATACAAAGAACCTTAATATCTCAAAATCATTTGCAGGAAATTCTGAACGAGTTGAGCCGAGGAGCTGGTTGTACCCCAGAGGGCGCTCTGAACGCGATGCTGCAGTTCATCTTCCAGCAAAGCACAGCCGACACCCGCTGGCTGCGCCGGCGCATGGCCACGGAACTGGCGGAGCTTCTCGCCAAGACTTCCTCGGGGAAGATCTTTGAGTCCCTAACT CTCCGCTCCTTGGAAGTGGGTTCAGAGTTTCCCATCATCACGAACATGCGTCTTCTAAGCGGGGAGTTGGAAGACGATGGAGCGCGGCTGCGGTCCCTTGACCTTCGGTTTGACCTGGCCTATGACGGCAACTTCAGGATCGATGTGGACGCTGTTATGCTGCTGGGGAAAATCGCAAACATATCTATTACAG TGGAAAGCATCAGCGGTACAGTGCGCGTTATGTTCCGCCGAACGCCGTACACACATTGGGCGCTCGCCTTCGAGTCGCCGCCCAAGCTAGAGCTACGAGTACGAGGCCGCTTTCAGGGGCGCCAACTCAAGCCACGGCTAGCTTCGTTAGTGGCAGCTCATATAAGGAGAGCCGTGGCGCAGAGGCACACGCTGCCTAACTACAAGATACG CTACAAACCCTTCTTCCCCAAATCCGAACCAGGCAGCACGGAAGGTGAAGACGGGCCGACTCCAAACGGCCGGCTGACAGTACGTCTAGTTGAAGTCACGCGGTTACAATGGCCGGGGCAAGTCGGCACTGTGCGGGCGGCCTTAGCTGTCGACTCTCATGGATGG GTATCACTACGGCGGGGTGTGTTAGTACTAGACATAGTACTGCCAGCGGTCGCAGGGCCCCTTGGCTTGGTGTGCTGCCAAGGAGTGGGTGTGGTGCTAGTAGATACCGTGGTACCCATGTCGCCGGCCTACCGCGCTGATCTGAGGAGGGATGACGTAGTCCTGGCTATAGACAACAAACCCATCAACAATGTTGCACAG TTGCCGAGGAGTGGTCGAATGCTAGTGGATATCGTGGTGCCCATGTCTCCGGCCTACCGCGCTGATCTGAGGAGGGATGACGTAGTCCTGGCTATAGACAACAAACCCATCAACAATGTCGCACAG GTAGGCAAGCTCCTCCGCTGCGTCGAACGGCGCGCAGTTACGGTGCGCGTACGACGCGGCGGGACCAACGGTAATGCTTGCCGAGACGACACCGCGCCGGAGCCGAGACGCGTCCGACCCAACTTCACCTTCCGACGCGTGTCAGAAGTCATGGAGGGGGTCAGACTTCAGGGCATGAGGGCGGCCGCTTCTAGGAGTAATTTACAG GACCCTGACCAATCCCCAGCCAAATCACCGGAACCGCCAATTGAGACTGAACCACAAGCAAAACCCAAAACTGACCCAGCAAAACCGCCAAAGTCCACCGAACAAACCCCTGGAAACTTCGGTCTACGCAAACGCCGATGCTCCGTAGAAAATAAGTCTTCCGACAGCTCTGCGGGAAGCACCCCTCCCGCTTCAGGCGCCAGTACCCCCCTCAGACAAGTGACAGCTGTCAACAAAACTGTCAAACACCCTGAAATACCCATCATTAGGACAGACTCATCGGAATGCAAGGTCACAGAGAAAGGAGACGTGTTGGACGACGAGgaacaaatatttgaaacaggTGGACCAAGGCAGTGTGAGCACGTAGAGATTTGTCAAATGTTTTGGACCAAGAGTATACCGTTGAAACCTATCATACCTTTCGATGAGGAAACGGAGTTCAAACTAAATGAGAATCACAAATATTTGAATATAAATGTGTGGGCCACGGTAACGGGGGAGAAAGACGAAATTTTGTTAGGCTATTTAAATATTCCACTTGCTGCTTTGCTGGCGGAGTGTCAAGACTCGACAGTGCCCCATCATATGAAGAGATACCAGTTTCTGCCTCCTGATGTCGATATCAAATTCAG CAAAAGCCACAAGCTGTCCTCCCACGCCGGCTTCGAGCCGTGCCTGTGCTTCGGCGACGCGCTAGTATGGTGGGAGTGGGAGGGCGAGCAGGGG ATTCTTTTTCCTCACAGCAAAAGCCACAAACTCTCCTCCCACGCTGGCTTCGAGCCGTGCCTGTGCTTCGACGACGCGCTAGTATG CAAAAGCCACAAGCTGTCCTCCCACGCCGGCTTCGAGCCGTGCCTGTGCTTCGGCGACGCGCTAGTATGGTGGGAGTGGGAGGGGGAGCTGCGGGGCGGGGGCGGGGCCCGCACGCGCGCCCCCCGCGACGCCCCCCCGGCGCCCCCTCAACCGACCCGCGCGGCCCATGACTTTGTGAGGACGCACTTCCACAGGTCAACGCAGTGCGACTTCTGCAATAAGAAG ATATGGCTGAAAGACGCGATGCAATGCAGAAACTGCGGACTGTGCTGCCACAAAAAGTGCGTCGCCAAATGCCAAGAGTCGTCACCCTGTATACCCAAGCAGGATCGAG ACAAATCGACGAGCCTCAACTGCCCTCCTCCCGAGCTGATCATGACAGAAGCTGATTCCATTGCAGATCCCGACTCAGATGATGAACCAGAACGAAAAGATTCCCTTGACGTACACGAGGAGG GTGGCGGCGCCATGAGCGCGCTTGTGGCGGGGCTGCGACGCGCCGGCTCCGCGCACTCGCTGTCCGCGCCGAAGACTTGCTCCTCCTCGCGGTCGCTGCCACCTTCGCCGAGTCATACGCCGAG CCCTTGTAACGCAAAGGAAGCAGTCTCTCGAGCCGGTGGGCAACCCGTTCGCCGGGTGCGGGGCGACGTGGCTGGCGAGGGGCGGCGTGAGTGCCATGCTGCAGCCGGCGCTGCGCAGCGCGTTGCCGCCCGACGCGCTGCTGGCGGCCGCGCGGGACTGCGCGCCTGA
- the LOC135080450 gene encoding ATP synthase membrane subunit K, mitochondrial encodes MAGDSSVDSSQLKGLSKYFNSQTNAGRANTAKATYAFFGAVILYLTLKPKSKK; translated from the exons ATGGCCGGAGACTCCTCTGTCGATTCATCCCAGCTCAAGGGACTTTCCAAGTACTTTAACAGCCAGACCAATGCAGGCAGAGCGAAC ACGGCCAAGGCAACTTATGCATTCTTCGGTGCAGTAATACTGTACTTGACTCTGAAACCCAAGTCAAAGAAGTAA
- the LOC135080428 gene encoding leucine-rich repeat-containing protein 57 isoform X2, with product MALAVTRVILRCEDAQETQVLDLSECQLMQVPDAVYHLMRHTELKSCDLSGNVITKIPPKFAVKFSLITDLNLSNNQMARLPDELCTLACLQRLDISHNTFVALPGIACQCPSLHTLLAHHNQIIEVDVDRLARSRALEYVDLSDNPIPPRMHDELKQLSRPSVTVSERQKEDWEEDLLL from the exons ATGGCTCTCGCCGTGACACGTGTGATTCTACGGTGCGAAGATGCACAGGAGACGCAAGTATTAG ACTTGTCCGAGTGTCAGCTAATGCAAGTACCCGATGCTGTGTACCACCTCATGCGTCACACGGAGCTCAAGAGCTGTGATCTCAGTGGCAACGTTATTACTAAGATACCTCCTAAGTTTGCAGTCAAATTTAGTTTAATTACAG ATCTAAACCTGTCAAATAATCAAATGGCGCGGCTGCCGGacgagctgtgcaccttggcaTGCCTGCAACGGCTCGACATATCGCACAACACATTCGTGGCGCTGCCCGGAATCGCCTGCCAGTGTCCTAGTCTTCACACGTTGTTGGCTCACCACAACCAGATTATTG aGGTCGATGTCGATCGGTTAGCAAGGTCGCGAGCCCTCGAGTATGTGGATCTCAGTGACAACCCCATCCCGCCTCGGATGCACGACGAACTCAAGCAGCTGTCGCGGCCATCCGTCACCGTCTCGGAAAGACAAAAGGAGGATTGGGAAGAAGACCTTTTGTTATAA